The following are encoded together in the Humulus lupulus chromosome 5, drHumLupu1.1, whole genome shotgun sequence genome:
- the LOC133779388 gene encoding uncharacterized protein LOC133779388 — MMSMFFSSWEFYTGTVAEGRILLVWQRQYVSVEVRMESDQLVHVLATEVRTNKKFYVTFVYGRNTIEERRQLWNDLTGLFVPNTPWLVAGDFNAVFEVTDRVGGRGITAMELEDAQNWRALGWVDEMRTNGSHFTWTNKQANEDRIYSKLDRVFINEEWGDVFPHSVAVVNWDLLSDHCYCIIKSEAIVNQGVRLFRFFNLWTDHDKYSEVVLQNWRKPCKGEGLGKIIQKLSRLQRVLRQFNRCTVGDVGQNYTSAKENFQEANLTLQRNPHSTELQNKERIARELFAKHTKTYDSFLRQKSKVTWLRHGDDNTTYFHACLKQRRASNRITSFINDEGQLVERFEDVVDHFVSHFQKIMGSPSNATMPIQDSCFSLGHRLTVDQ, encoded by the coding sequence ATGATGAGCATGTTTTTCAGTAGCTGGGAGTTTTATACAGGGACTGTTGCTGAAGGGAGAATTCTTCTGGTTTGGCAGCGACAATATGTTTCAGTTGAGGTCAGGATGGAGAGTGATCAATTAGTTCATGTTCTTGCTACTGAAGTGAGGACCAATAAAAAGTTTTATGTTACTTTTGTTTATGGAAGGAACACTATTGAGGAGAGGAGACAACTTTGGAATGACTTAACTGGTTTATTCGTTCCAAATACTCCTTGGCTTGTGGCTGGGGATTTTAATGCCGTTTTTGAAGTCACTGACAGAGTTGGAGGCCGTGGTATCACTGCTATGGAGTTGGAGGATGCGCAGAATTGGAGAGCCTTAGGTTGGGTTGATGAGATGCGCACTAATGGGTCTCACTTTACATGGACAAACAAACAAGCTAATGAGGATAGAATTTATTCAAAATTGGATAGGGTGTTTATAAATGAAGAGTGGGGGGATGTTTTTCCTCATTCAGTAGCTGTGGTTAACTGGGATTTATTATCTGACCATTGTTATTGTATAATCAAGTCTGAGGCTATTGTTAATCAAGGGGTTAGGCTGTTCAGATTTTTCAACTTATGGACTGATCATGACAAGTATTCGGAGGTGGTGCTTCAGAACTGGAGAAAGCCGTGTAAAGGAGAGGGGCTAGGGAAAATTATTCAAAAACTGAGTAGACTTCAACGGGTCTTACGGCAGTTTAATAGGTGTACCGTGGGTGATGTTGGTCAAAATTACACTAGTGCGAAGGAAAATTTCCAAGAGGCTAATTTGACTCTCCAAAGGAACCCGCACTCAACAGAATTACAAAACAAGGAGAGGATTGCAAGGGAGCTATTTGCTAAGCATACTAAAACTTATGACAGCTTTCTTAGACAGAAAAGTAAGGTGACTTGGCTTCGCCATGGTGATGACAATACTACCTATTTTCATGCGTGCTTAAAACAGCGAAGGGCCTCTAATCGGATCACTTCTTTTATCAATGATGAGGGTCAGTTGGTTGAGAGATTTGAGGATGTGGTTGACCACTTTGTGAGCCATTTTCAAAAGATAATGGGGAGTCCTAGTAATGCTACAATGCCCATTCAGGATTCTTGTTTTAGCTTGGGTCATAGACTTACGGTAGACCAGTAG